Sequence from the Microbacterium sp. 1.5R genome:
ACACCGGCTCGTTCATGTCGTTCTCGTCGACCCTGAAGCGCAATGCCATGAAGCTGTCGAAGATCTGCAACGACCTGCGACTGCTGTCGTCGGGTCCGCAGGCGGGCTTCGGCGAGATCAACCTGCCGGCGATGCAGGCCGGTTCCAGCATCATGCCGGGCAAGGTGAACCCGGTGATCCCGGAGGTCGTCAACCAGGTGGCGTTCGCGGTCGCCGGCGCGGACATGACGGTGACGATGGCGGCCGAGGCCGGGCAGCTCCAGCTCAACGCATTCGAGCCCGTGATCGCCCACTCGATCTTCCAGTCCATCACCTGGATGCGTCAGGCGATGTGGACGCTGCGCGTCAACTGCGTCGACGGCATCACGGCGAACCGAGACCGCCTCGGCGCCATGGTCGGCGCTTCGGTCGGCGTCATCACAGCACTCACGCCGTTCATCGGATACGCCGCCGCGGCCGCGCTGGCCAAGACCGCGCTGCTGACGAACAGGAACGTCGCCGACCTGGTCGTCGAAGCCGGACTGATGTCTCGCGAAGAGGTCATCAAGCAGTTGTCGCCCGCGCGCCTGTCGGGACTCGAGGCCATCACGGCCGCGATCCCGGTGATCGGGTCCGAGGACCTCATCGAGATCTGACTCCGAGCACACGGAAGGGCCCCGGCGACATCCCGCCGGGGCCCTTCCGTGTGTCACAGAGCGAGCGGGGGATCAGTCCAGCACGCGACAGTGGGTGGTGAGCTCGCCGATGCCGTCGATGCCGACCGTCACCGTCGAACGATCCCGGAGGAAGATCTGGGGGTCTCGAGAGTATCCGGCACCGCCGGGGCTCCCGGTGGAGATCAGAGTGCCGGGAAGCAGCGTCAGGGACTGCGAGAGATGCGCGATGAGCTTCGCGACCGACCGCACCATCTGATCCGTGCTCGCGTCCTGGACGGTCTGGCCGTCCACGATCGCCCAGATGTGCAGGTCCTGCGGGTCGGCGACCTCGTCGGCCGTGACGGTGAAGGGACCGGTCGGGGTGAAGCCGTCGAACGACTTGCACCGTGACCACTGCGCTTCAGAGAACTGGACGTTCCGCGCCGTGATGTCGTTCACGACGGTGTAGCCCCAGACGTGCGAGAGCGCGTCGGCCTCTGCGACATCCTTCGCCGGGGTGCCGATCAGCACACCGAGCTCCGCCTCGTAGTCCACAGCCTCGCTCAGCGAACGCGGCCACGATGTCGTCTGCTCGTGGCCTGTCAGCGAGTTCGGCCACAGGGTGAACACGGTCGGAGCGGCGTCGGTCTTCAGACCGAGCTCGCTCGAGTGAGCCGCGTAGTTGAGGCCGACCGCGAGGACCGCCGGGGGAGCGATGACCGCTGAGGCGAAGCTCCACCCGTCGAGCGGGTGCCGCGGGGCATCGCCGTCGAGGGCCGAGCGAAGAGCGGTGAGCGTCTGCTCGCCCCCTTCGATCAGCTGCTGAAGCGTCGCAGGGGGGTCGGGAAGGAGATCGGAGACGAGGATGGCATCGGCACCCTCCACCACTGCGAGATGCGCAGCGGGAGAGTCGGCACGACGCAGATGAGCGAACCGCATGCTCCTACGCTATCCGCTGCTCGGCTCGATTGCCTGGAGGAAGTCGCCAGACCCGGGCGAAGTTGGTTGTTCGCCATATGCTTTGGCTATGAGTTCCGGAGGACCGTCCCAGCCATCGCCGTACACGCCGCCGCCCGCGCAGCAACAGCCGCCGACGTATCCCCAGCAGCCGCCGACGTATCCCCAGCAGTATGCTGCGCAGCCCCCGCAGTATTCGGCGCAGCAGTACGCGCAGTCGAACTACGCCCCGCCGCAGTTCTCCCAGCGTCCTCAGTACGCCTCGGTCCTCGCTCAGCCGACCCCGTATTCGCCTCCCGCTCCGGCCGCACCCTCGCCTGCCCCCGGTCTTCCTGCCCTGCCGGCGGCACGCCGAGGCGGACGCGTCGCGCTGTTCGCGCTGTTCGGCTTCCTCGGTCTGCTGATGCTCGGGCTCATCGCCTACTTCGGTCTGTTCCTGGGTCCGCTCGCATCGATCATCGGCCTCGTCCTCGCGCTCGTCCCGCTCGCCATCGTCTTCTTCGTCGTCCGTATGATCGACCGGTGGGAACCCGAGCCCAAGTCGCTGGTGTTCTTCGCGATCGCCTGGGGTGCGATCGCCGCCGTGGGACTCACGCTCCTCGTCGACCTCGGGCTGACCGCGCTCCTGGGGTTCCGGGGAGAAGTGGCGGGCGCCGTCATCCAGGCGCCGATCGTCGAGGAGTTCTGGAAGGGTTTCGGAGTCTTCCTGATCTTCCTCATCGCGCGTCGCTCGTTCGACGGACCGGTCGACGGGGTCGTCTACGGGGCGCTGGTCGGTGCCGGCTTCGCGTTCACCGAGAACATCCAGTACTTCGCGATCAGCCTCATCGAGGGCGGCGGCGAGCAGCTGACGGTGACCTTCATCCTCCGGGCGATCATGTCGCCCTTCGCCCACGCGATGTTCACATCGCTGACGGGTCTCGCCATCGGCCTGGCCGCTCGACGGCATGCGTCGACAGGGGCCGCACTCGGGTTCGGTCTGCTCGGGATGCTGGGGGCGATGGTGCTCCACGGCCTGTGGAACGGATCGTCCTTCGCGAACTTCTTCCTCCTCTACTTCGTCCTCCAGGTGCCGCTGTTCGTAGGGTTCATCGTGGGGATCATCGCGTTGAGGCGCGAGGAGTCTCGCCTCACGAAGGCCCGTCTGGGCGATTACGCGGCCGCCGGGTGGTTCACCCCCGAGGAGGTCACGATGCTCGCGACTCCCGCCGGGCGCAAGACCGGCCTGGCATGGGCGTCGCAGCTTCGGGGCGATCGGCGTCCGCTGATGCGCGAGTTCATCAAGGACGCCACCATGCTGGCATCCGTCCGTCAGCGCGCGATAACGGGGCGCGACCCTATGGCACCGGCGGACGAGCAGGCGCTGCTCGCCCGAACCCGCGCCACTCGGGCTGCTCTGCTGGCCTACTGAGACCCGCTGATCATGGCCCTCTTCATCCTCGTGCACGGAGCAGGAGACACGGGGTGGTCATGGCATCGGCTCGCCGCCGTCCTGCGGGAGCGCGGACATGAGGTGATCGCACCCGACCTGCCGGGCGATGACGAGTCACTCACTCTCACCGATTACGCGGATGCCGTCGTGGCCGCGGCAGACGCGAGACGGGGCGGTGTCGTGGTCGGCCATTCGTTCGGGGGATTCACCGCAGCGATCGTCGCTGAGAGATTGGCGGCGGACGTGCTCGTGATGCTGGCGGCGATGATTCCCGACCCCGGGGAGCGTCCGGACGAGTGGTGGTCCAACACCGGATTCGAGGATGCCGTGGCGGCGCAGGCAGCCCGCGACGGAGGCCTCACCGGCAACGATGATCCGCACATCGGCTTCTATCACGACGTGCCGCGAGCGCTCGCCGACGAGGCGATCGGTCGGGAGAGAGCACATCCGTCGGTCGCATCAATGGCCGTCCCGTGGCCGCTCACGGCCTGGCCCTCTGTTCCCACTCGGTTCGTCGTCTGCACGGAGGACAGATTCTTCCCGCCCGCATTCCTTCGCGACCTCGCCCGGAAGCGCCTGGCATCGTCGCCGACGAGATCGAGGGGAGTCACTGTGTCGCCCTCAGCCGGCCCGAAGAGCTCGCATCGATGCTGATCGCCTACGCGCAGGAGCAGCAAGCGTCATGATGCTCGAGCCGTCAAGCAGGTTCCATACCAAGACTCAGCGCCCGGTGCTGCGGCGATGCCTGCATGTCTACCGGGCGCTGAGTTGATCTGTAAACAGGGTGCACCCGGTGTGCGCGGGTGTCAAGGGCTTAGGGGCAGTCGACGGGCGGCATCGCCGTTTCGCCCTCAGCGGAGCGATCGCGTTGACCCGCGCCGGGCGACTCGGGTTTGATGGAGGACATGACTGATCGCACAAAGCCTGAGTTCGACGCCCCCACCGGACCCGCCCCCGCGGAGCTCGTGATCCGCGACATCATCGAGGGAGACGGAGCCGAGGCCAAGCCCGGCGACACGGTCACCGTGCACTACGCCGGTGTCGAGTTCGAATCGGGCGAGGAGTTCGACTCGTCGTGGGGTCGCGGCGAGACCATCCAGTTCCCGCTTCGCGGCCTGATCCAGGGGTGGCAGGACGGCATCCCGGGCATGAAGGAAGGCGGACGGCGCGAGCTCGTCATCCCGCCGCACCTCGCATACGGCCCGGTCGGAGGAGGCCACTTCCTCTCGGGCAAGACCCTCATCTTCATCATCGATCTCGTCGCCGTCGGCTGACCCGATCGACGCCGGAAGGCGCCGGGCCCACTGCGGGCTCGGCGCCTTTTCGTCGCCCGAGGAAATATCCGCATTCAGGGGAATACATGCATGTGCATGTAAGTTGTTACGCGTGACGCCGTGAACACGGCCCCTCATCCGTTGCCGCACACATGCGGCTGATGTCTCCAGAGGAGAAACCATGACCAGCATCGACATTCCCGGCTACCGTCCCGGCACCTGGGTGCTCGACCCGTCGCACAGCGAGGTCACGTTCAGCGTGCGCCACATGATGATCTCGAAGGTGCGCGGCACGTTCGGCGTCAAGAGCGCGACGCTGATCGCTCCCGAGAACCCGCTCGAGGCCCGCGTCGAGGCGAGCGTCGACGTCACCTCGATCGACACCAAGGACGAGGGGCGCGACACGCACCTGCGCTCCGGCGACTTCTTCGACACCGAGAACTTCCCCACGATGGAGTTCGTGTCGACGGGTGCGCGCGCCGAGGACGGCGAGCTCTTCGTCGACGGCGACCTGACGATCCGCGGCATCACCAAGCCCGTCAGCTTCGAGCTCGACTTCGGTGGCTTCGGCTCCGACCCGTGGGGCAACTACAAGGCCGGCGCATCGGCCAAGACGGTCATCAACCGCGAGGACTTCGGCCTGACGTGGAACGCCGCGCTCGAGACCGGCGGCGTGCTCGTCGGCAAGGACGTCACGATCAGCCTCGACCTGCAGGGCGCTCTGCAGCAGGACTGATCACCTGATCTCGAGAACCCCGGGCCCTCAGGGCTCGGGGTTCTCTGCGTCGTAGCCGCGGAATCCCGGGCTGCGCCGTGCGAGCAGGGCGACCAGGGTGATCACCAGCAATCCGCCCAGCAGCGGCGGGAACCACAGGGTCGTGAGGGTCGCGAGCGTGCCCGCGTAGAGGGCGCCGATCCGGGGGCCGCCGGCGACCACGATGATGAAGACCCCCTGCAGTCGACCGCGCATGGTGTCGGGCACGGCCGCCTGCATCATCGTGTTGCGATAGATCGAGCTGATGTTGTCGGATGCGCCGGAGAGCGCGAGCGCGATGCACGAGGCGATGATCAGCCCGACGTTCGGCGTCGCCTCGGTCGCCCCGGCAGAGACGGCTCCGATGACCAGGACCACGCCGAAGAGCAGGATGGACGCGCCATAGGCCTCGACCGCGCGCTCGATGCCGCGTCCGTGCCAGCGGTACTGCACGACCCGACCGGAGAAGAGGCTCGATGCGAATGTGCCCGCGGCGACGGCTGCGGTGAGGATGCCGGTGGTCACCGCTCCGCCGCCCAGCAGAAGGGTGCCGAGTGCAGGGAAGAGCACGAGGGGCTGCCCGAATGTCATGGCGATGATGTCGACCACGTACTGCATCCGGATGTTGTTCGCGCGGCGCAGGAACCTCCACCCGTCCACGAGCGATGCGAACCCCGGCCGCACGATGTCCCCTTCCGGCCGCAGCGGAGGGAGACTCCACAGGCCGAGGAACATCGACAGCATCAGGATGACGTCGAGTGTGTAAGTCCACCCGTAGCCTGTCAGCGCGACGAGTATGCCGGCTACCGCGGGGCCGGCCATCACGGTGAGGCCGAACGCCACTCCGTTGAGCGCGGACGCGGCGGCCAGCTTGTCGCGGGGGATGAGCCGTGGCACGATCGCGGTCCGGGTGGCCATGCCGACCGAGTTCGCGGCGGAGTTGACGATGCTCAGCACGTAGAGCCACCAGATCGTCTCCGCACCGGTCCAGGTGAGCGCGGCGAGCAACGCGGTCGAGGCGAAGGTCACCGTGGCCGCGACCAACGCCACGCGGCGGCGGTCGAACGCGTCCGCGAGCATCCCGCCGTAGAGGCCGGCGAGGATCATGGGGACGAGTCCGGCGACCGCGATCATCGATACCGCGAAGGTGCTTCCGGTGAGCGCGAAGACGTGCAGCATCACCGTGACGATCGTCAGCTGCCCGCCGATCCCCGCGAGCACCGAGCCGATCCACATGCGTGCGAATGCAGGGCTGGCCCGCAGGGGGCTGAGATCGATCAGATGGCTGCGTGCAGCGCTCACGCCGCGTATCCGTCATGCATGATTCGAGAGTATCCGAGGTGCCGTCGGGCGGGCGTGGGCACGGTCACCCAGCGGCATCGAGTCCTGGTAGACTCTTCAGGTTGCCGTTTGATCGGCCGCGGATAAAGAGAGCTCACGCATCAGGCGTCGGGCACCGCGCAACAAGCAGAGAGGGGATCGAATCTATGGCACTGGAAGCAGACGTCAAGAAGGCGATCATCGAAGAGTACGCGACGCACCCCGGTGACACCGGATCCCCCGAGGTGCAGGCCGCGATGCTGACGCAGCGCATCAAGGACCTCACGGAGCACCTGAAGGAGCACAAGCACGACCACCACTCGCGTCGTGGCCTGTTCCTGCTCGTGGGTCAGCGCCGTCGTCTGCTCGGCTACCTCCAGAGCGTCGACATCGAGCGTTACCGCTCGCTGATCGCACGCCTGGGTCTCCGCCGATAACGCGGAGCGAGCCAGCGTACAATCGCGCAGAACATTCTTGAGAAGGCCGCCCCAGGTGTGGGGCGGCCTTCGTCATGTTCGGGGGGAGGCGTGCGGCGCCTCCCCGGGGCAGGCGTTCGTGCCGACCAGGTCGGGGTGGTGGATCGCAGCCACGTCGGGGTGCGCACGCAGTCGCGACTTCATGGCGTTCTCGCCATAGGTGGCATGGATGGGGTTGCTCGGGTCCTCGGTGATGCCGGTCGCCGCCGCGGCGAGATCTGCGGGAAGCTCGAGAAGCGGCAGCTGCTGATCGAGCGCGGGGTTGAAGAAGAACGGGATGGAGATGCGCTCTTCGGGTGCCCGAGGGGAGATGACGCGGTGGTTGGTCGCCTTGAGGTAGCCGCCGGTCGCGTACTCCAGCAGCTCGCCGATGTTGACGACGAACGCGCCCGGGACGGACGGGGCTGACACCCACTCGCCGTCTCGTTCGACCTGCAGGCCGCCCTTGCCGGGCTCGACCCAGAGCAGGGTCAGCACTCCGGAGTCCTTATGCGCTCCGACGCCCTGCTGCGGCTCGGGTTCGTGGGTGCCGGGGTAGCGGACGATCTTGATCAGCGTCGACGGATCACGGAAGGGCTCGTCGAAGTACGACTCGTCCGCCCCGAGCGTGACGGCCCAGGCGCGCAGGAGCTTGCGGGCGACCTCGGTCAGCGTGTCGTGCCACTCGGTGATCACCGCTTTGAGCTCGGGCTGTGCGGAGGGCCACAGATTCGGGCCGACGAGTCGATTGAAGGCCGGACCGCCCTCGACAGGCTCGCGCTCGGGGCCGATGTCGATCTGCTCGCGCCAATCGACCTTGCCCTGCGTCCGCTCGCCGCCGACCCGCGTGTACCCGCGGAAATGAGGACTCTTGACGTTCTCGATCGCGAGCTTCTCGTCGTCGGGCAGCGCGAAGAAATCGAGCGCGGCGCGGTGCAGCCTCGCCTCCAGTTCGGGCGAGATGCCTGTGCCGGTGAGATAGAAGAAGCCCACGTCGTGCGTGGCCGCGCGAAGGTCGTCGCGGAACCGAGCAGCGGCTTCGGGACCGGCATCGAGCTGGGACAGGTCGAGGATGGGAAGCGAGAGATCAGCCATTCACCGAGCGTAGATCGGGTCTGGGCGAGTGCGGTTCAGTGTTGCGCCGAATTACCGAGAGGCGATCGCGTGCGTGCGAGGCCCGAGCGGAAGGGGTGCTAATGTCTCTGAAGTAAGGGATGCCTTACCTCAGTCTTTCCCAGAGAGTTCCCTCCGTGCTCGCCACTTTTCTCATCGGTCTTCGTGAAGGCCTCGAAGCCGCGATCGTCGTCGGCATCCTCGTCGCCTACCTGCGCAGGCTCGGTCGCGGTGACGCGTTGCCCAGGCTCTGGGCGGGGGTCGGCCTGGCGATCGCCCTCGCACTCGGCATCGGGGCCGTCCTGACCTTCGGTGCGTACTCGCTGACCTTCGAGGCTCAGGAGCTGATCGGCGGACTGCTGTCGCTGCTCGCGGTGGGCATGGTGACCTGGATGATCTTCTGGATGCAGAAGGCCGGGCGCACGATGAAGGCGACCCTCGAGGGCGGACTCGACCGCGCGCTCACACAGGGCGGCGTCTGGGCGCTGATCGCGATCGGCTTCGTCTCGGTGGCACGCGAGGGGATCGAGACGACTCTTCTGCTGTGGTCGATGGTGCAGTCCTTCGGCGATGCTCCGTCGGCGCTGCTCGGCGCGGTGCTCGGGCTTCTCGCCGCCGTGGTGATCGGCTGGGCGCTCGCCCGCGGCGCCGTCCGGCTCGACCTTCGCCGGTTCTTCACCTGGACCAGTGGGTTCCTCGTCATCGTCGCAGCCGGGGTGCTCGCCTACGCGATCATGGACCTCCAGGAGGCCGGCGCGTTGCCGGGACCGTTCACCGCGGCGGCACCGATCGACGCGGCCACCGGGGCGGTCGCTCTCGGCTGGGTGGCATTCCCCTTCGGCTGGGCCTTCGATGTCACGAACGTGATCGCGCCCGACAGTGCCTGGGCGACCATCCTGCAGGCGACCGTCGGCTTCATGCCACGGATGACGTGGCTCCAGGTCACGGCTTGGACCGTGTACATCGTCGTCGTCGGGCTCTTCTTCATCCGGGGGCTCCGGTCACGCCGGTCCGCCTCCCCACATGTGCAGACGTCCCCTGGCCGCGACACGTCGGCATCCACTCTCACCCAGCAAGGAGCAGCATGACCACCTCTCGCCGAATCCTCGGTGCCGTCGCCGCAGCAGGCGCGGCAGCACTCGTCCTCAGCGGGTGCGTCGCCAAGAGCGATGTCGCCGCGGGTGCATCCTTCGACGTCTCGTCGACCGACTCGGCGTGCGCCGTCTCGGCTGCGACCGCCCAGAGCGGCACACTCACGTTCGATGTGAAGAACGACAGCGCGCAGACCTCGGAGTTCTATCTGCTCGCAGAAGACGGCCTCCGCATCGTCGGCGAGGTCGAGAACATCGCGCCCTCAGCGTCGCGGACCCTCACGGTGGTGGCTCAGCCGGGGGAGTACTTCACGCTGTGCAAGCCGGGCATGATCGGCGAGGGGGTCGGCAAGTCCGCGTTCACCGTGACCGGCGACCGGGTCGCGGTCGACGGCGAGGATGCCGATCAGAAGCAGCAGGCCGTCGACCTCTACGCCGCCTTCGTCAAGGACCAGGTCGGTCAGCTGGTTCCGTCGGTCGACGAGTTCGTCACCGCCTATGAGTCCGGCGATGATGAGGCCGCGCGAGCGCTGTTCCCCCAGACGCGCGCGTTCTACGAGCGCATCGAGCCCGTCGCCGAAGCGCTCGGGACGCTCGACCCCCGCATCGACTACCGCGAGGTCGACGCTGTGGCGGAGGGCCTCGACTGGACGGGCTTCCACCGCATCGAGAAGGACCTCTGGGTGCCGGCGCAGGACGCCCTCAACGCCGACGGCGAGACGCCCGCATGGCAGGACTGGGCACCGTCGACGACGGAGGAGCGCGCCGAGTACGGCGACCAGCTGATCGCCGACGTGCAGGAGCTCTACGACTACGTGCACTCGGACGACTTCACCGCGGCTCTCGACGACCAGGGGATCGGAGGCATCTCGAACGGCGCGATCGCGCTGCTCGACGAAGTGGCGACGGGCAAGATCTCCGGCGAGGAGGACTGGTGGTCCGGCACCGACCTGTACGACTTCGCCGCGAACGTCGAGGGGTCGAAGATGGCATTCTCGCTCGTTCAGGATTTCGCCACGGCACAGGGGGATGAAGGCGGGGATCTCGTGACCGAGATCGAAGGCGGATACTCCGCTCTCGAGGAATCCCTCGCGGCGCACGGCTCGCTCTCCGACGGCTTCGTCGGCTACGCCGAGCTCACCGATGCGGACAAGCGCGAGTTCACCGATCTCATCAACGCCCTCGCAGAGCCGCTCTCGCAGCTCACCGGCACCGTCCTCGACTGATCCGACGGACACGGTCTCGCACATGAACGACAGCGCGAAGGACGCTGCAGCTGCCGACTCCCTCTCGGAGTCGGCGGCCGCGGCATCCTCGGCCACGGGTCTCAGCCGGCGCGGACTCCTCGGACTGGCACTCGGCGGCGGCGTCGCGTCCCTCGCCGTCGGAGTCGGCGCCGGACTGTCGGGGGGAGTCGCGCTCGGACGCGCGAGAGCAGAAGCGGACGCCCAGCGTGCGTACGACTTCTTCGGCGCCCATCAGGCGGGAATCACGACGCCCGTGCAGGAGCATCTGCATTTCGCCTCCTTCGACATGATGCCTCGCACCGACCGCGAAGACCTGGTCTCGCTGCTGCAGGATTGGACGTATGCCGCCTCGCGGATGACGCAGGGGCTCGAGGTGAGTGCCACCGGCGCTGTCGGGGGCGATGCGGAGGTGCCGCCGGATGACACGGGCGAGGCTCTCGGGCTGACGGCAGCCGGCCTCACGATCACGTTCGGCTTCGGCCCGACCCTGTTCGAGAACGACGAGGGCGACCGGTACGGCATCGCCTCCCTGCGTCCCGAGCGGCTCGAGAGGCTTCCCGCCTTCCTCGGCGACGATCTCGACCCGCAGACCTCGCACGGCGATCTCTGCATCCAGGCGTGCGCCGACGACCCCCAGGTCGCCGTGCACGCGATCCGCAACCTGAGCCGCATCGCCTTCGGTCGTGCCAAGCTGCGCTGGTCCCAGCTCGGGTTCGGCAAGACGTCCCGCACGACGTCGGCGCAGGCGACGCCCCGCAACCTGTTCGGCTTCAAGGACGGGACCGCGAACATCCTCGCCGATGACTCCGTCGCCCTCGACGAGAACGTGTGGCTCGGCCCCGATGACAGGCCCGAGTGGATGGTCGGCGGGTCGTACCTCGTGGCGCGCAAGATCGCGATGCGGATCGAGACCTGGGACCGCGTGCGGCTCTCCGAGCAGAACACCATCATCGGGCGCGACAAGGGCGAGGGCGCTCCGCTCTCCGGCGGCGACGAGTTCGCGGCGCCGGATTTCGGTACGTCGGCCATCGATCAGAACGCGCACGTCCGTCTCGCGCATCCGGACCAGAACGACGGCATCCGGATCCTGCGGCGAGGATTCAACTACGTCAACGGCAACAACGATCTCGGACGGCTGGACGCGGGGCTCTTCTTCCTGTCGTACCAGCGGGATCCCGCACAGTTCGTCTCGCTGCAGCGCCGGCTGTCGACGGATCGGATGAACGAGTACGTCACGCATGTCGGGTCAGGGATCTGGGCGGTCCCCGGAGGCTCGAAGCCGGGCTCGTTCGTCGGCGCCGACCTCTTCGCCTGATGCCGGTCGAGGGTCAGGAGCGCAGCGTCTCCGCGACAAAGGTCGCGTAGGCATCCGCACCGAAATGGTCGTCGGCTGTGATCGTGACGACTGCATCCTCACCGAATATCAGCAGCTGTCCGTACGCCCCGTGCAGGCGCCACACCTGGCCCGGGCCGTCCCACCCCGCGAGCGCATAGCGCTCGTAACCGGCATTCTCACCGGCGACCACCCAGTCGGAGTGCATCGCGTCGATGATCTCGGTCGGCACGAGTCGTCGGCCCTGCCATTCGCCACGGTCGCGGATCAGTCGACCGAGGCGTGCCACCTCTTCCGTGCGCAGTGCGATGCCGCCTCCCGCGACGATGCGTCCCTGCGGGCACCGCTCCCACTCGAGGTCGTCGAAGCCCAGAGGTGCGAGCAGCCGGGGGCGCAGATACTCGACGACGTCACCGGTCCGCGTGGCCAGGATCATCATCGCCGCGTACGTGCTGGCGTTGGAGTACTGGAAGACGTGACCGCGAGACGGGCGCGAGAGGAACTCTCGTGCGAGATCGGGCCAGTCCGTCATCATGGTCTCCGACCAGGCGAGATCGACTCCGCTCGACATCGAGAGCAGTCGTCGCAGCGTGAGGTGCTCGACGCCGTCTCCGAAGGCGAGGTCCGGCACGTACTCTGCGATCGGGGCATCGAGCGAGATGAGACCGTCGGCGGCAGCGATTCCGGCCGCGAGGACGCACACGCCCTTCGCAACCGAGTGGATCTCCTCGCGGACGTCGGCAGTCCACCGGTGCTCGGCGACGTCGTCACCCACGAGCACGTGGAGCCCGTGAGCCCCGAACCCCGACGAGTCCGCATGGTCCACGAGGCGGTCGCGGATCATCTTGGCTCTCGTCACTCCTTCAGGCTAGCCGCTGCGCCCTGACGGGGCCGACGAGAGCCGGTCGGGTCGCTGCGGTGGCCCTCGCGTCGAGCCAGCTCGGGGTCTCGGAAGAGCCAGGACGGGCGGGGCTCCACCAGCGGGCGGAAGAGCCAGCGCACGGGCTTGGTGGCGAGCGCGAGAGCCAGCACCACCGACAGCAGCGTCACGAGCGGCAGCCACAGCCACGTCGGGTCGAGGTCGCGCAGCACCCCGGTCTCGCGGAAGGGGTACAGCACGAACGAGTGGAGCAGGAACACGTACATCGTGTACTGGCCGAACTTCGTCCACCAGTAGGTTCCGCGGGGGATCAGGGCGAAGAAGGCGGCGCTCAGGATCACTGCCATCAGCATGAGTGCGACGCGCACACCGCCGGCCCACCACTGCTCTCCGCCGAGGTCCGCGTACGCGTCCTCGTAGAACAACCAGTGGCGCAGATCGAGCTCCTTCCAGACATCGATCCACCGCCAGGCCGAGAATCCTGCCGCGGCGAGGAGTACGACGCTGACGACGCGGATCCACCACGGGCGGATCTCGAGGAGGCGGAAGCGAGTGACGACGTCGCGTTCGCGCAGCCACCAGCCGAGTGCGAAGAAGGGCAGAAGGCCCAGGGTCCGCGAGAGCGAGAACGTGCTGTCGACGTTGGGCAGATAGCCCACGCCGATCGAGATGATGACGGTCCACAGCAGCGGCCACCGCAGCAGCGCGAGGTAGGGGAGGACGAGGCGGAAGATGCCGAGCGCCAGGAGGAACCAGAGGGTCCAGGACGGTTTGGTGAAGTTCGGGTCGGCCTGACCCTCGACCAGCCATTTCGTGAGGGTCCACAGGAACTCGAAGATCACGTAGGGCAGCAGGATGTCGGTGATCACCCTGGCCATCTGCACACGCGTCGGGGAACCGGACTTCGAGAAGTAGCCCGAGATGATCGCGAACGCCGGCATGTGGAAGGCGTAGAGGGCGAGATAGGCCGCGAGCGCTATGTCGGAGTCGTAGGTGAGGCGCTGGATCGCGTGGCCGAGCACCACGAGGACGATGCACGCATATCGCGCGTTGTCCCAGAACGGCACGCGCTTGCGGGGCTTCTGGACGGATCCGGTGGCGGGGTTCGTCAGGGCGGATCCGTCGCTGTGCATGCTCTGAGGCTACTCGGGGAA
This genomic interval carries:
- a CDS encoding isopenicillin N synthase family dioxygenase — encoded protein: MADLSLPILDLSQLDAGPEAAARFRDDLRAATHDVGFFYLTGTGISPELEARLHRAALDFFALPDDEKLAIENVKSPHFRGYTRVGGERTQGKVDWREQIDIGPEREPVEGGPAFNRLVGPNLWPSAQPELKAVITEWHDTLTEVARKLLRAWAVTLGADESYFDEPFRDPSTLIKIVRYPGTHEPEPQQGVGAHKDSGVLTLLWVEPGKGGLQVERDGEWVSAPSVPGAFVVNIGELLEYATGGYLKATNHRVISPRAPEERISIPFFFNPALDQQLPLLELPADLAAAATGITEDPSNPIHATYGENAMKSRLRAHPDVAAIHHPDLVGTNACPGEAPHASPRT
- the efeU gene encoding iron uptake transporter permease EfeU, with the translated sequence MLATFLIGLREGLEAAIVVGILVAYLRRLGRGDALPRLWAGVGLAIALALGIGAVLTFGAYSLTFEAQELIGGLLSLLAVGMVTWMIFWMQKAGRTMKATLEGGLDRALTQGGVWALIAIGFVSVAREGIETTLLLWSMVQSFGDAPSALLGAVLGLLAAVVIGWALARGAVRLDLRRFFTWTSGFLVIVAAGVLAYAIMDLQEAGALPGPFTAAAPIDAATGAVALGWVAFPFGWAFDVTNVIAPDSAWATILQATVGFMPRMTWLQVTAWTVYIVVVGLFFIRGLRSRRSASPHVQTSPGRDTSASTLTQQGAA
- the efeO gene encoding iron uptake system protein EfeO, with translation MTTSRRILGAVAAAGAAALVLSGCVAKSDVAAGASFDVSSTDSACAVSAATAQSGTLTFDVKNDSAQTSEFYLLAEDGLRIVGEVENIAPSASRTLTVVAQPGEYFTLCKPGMIGEGVGKSAFTVTGDRVAVDGEDADQKQQAVDLYAAFVKDQVGQLVPSVDEFVTAYESGDDEAARALFPQTRAFYERIEPVAEALGTLDPRIDYREVDAVAEGLDWTGFHRIEKDLWVPAQDALNADGETPAWQDWAPSTTEERAEYGDQLIADVQELYDYVHSDDFTAALDDQGIGGISNGAIALLDEVATGKISGEEDWWSGTDLYDFAANVEGSKMAFSLVQDFATAQGDEGGDLVTEIEGGYSALEESLAAHGSLSDGFVGYAELTDADKREFTDLINALAEPLSQLTGTVLD
- the efeB gene encoding iron uptake transporter deferrochelatase/peroxidase subunit, which gives rise to MNDSAKDAAAADSLSESAAAASSATGLSRRGLLGLALGGGVASLAVGVGAGLSGGVALGRARAEADAQRAYDFFGAHQAGITTPVQEHLHFASFDMMPRTDREDLVSLLQDWTYAASRMTQGLEVSATGAVGGDAEVPPDDTGEALGLTAAGLTITFGFGPTLFENDEGDRYGIASLRPERLERLPAFLGDDLDPQTSHGDLCIQACADDPQVAVHAIRNLSRIAFGRAKLRWSQLGFGKTSRTTSAQATPRNLFGFKDGTANILADDSVALDENVWLGPDDRPEWMVGGSYLVARKIAMRIETWDRVRLSEQNTIIGRDKGEGAPLSGGDEFAAPDFGTSAIDQNAHVRLAHPDQNDGIRILRRGFNYVNGNNDLGRLDAGLFFLSYQRDPAQFVSLQRRLSTDRMNEYVTHVGSGIWAVPGGSKPGSFVGADLFA
- a CDS encoding serine hydrolase domain-containing protein, with the translated sequence MTRAKMIRDRLVDHADSSGFGAHGLHVLVGDDVAEHRWTADVREEIHSVAKGVCVLAAGIAAADGLISLDAPIAEYVPDLAFGDGVEHLTLRRLLSMSSGVDLAWSETMMTDWPDLAREFLSRPSRGHVFQYSNASTYAAMMILATRTGDVVEYLRPRLLAPLGFDDLEWERCPQGRIVAGGGIALRTEEVARLGRLIRDRGEWQGRRLVPTEIIDAMHSDWVVAGENAGYERYALAGWDGPGQVWRLHGAYGQLLIFGEDAVVTITADDHFGADAYATFVAETLRS